AGCAGCGGGCCGCCCTCCGGACGACGGACGTCGACGTCCTCACGTGCCCGTGGAGAGGCGATTCGCCCGTCGCCGCCGCCGAGTACGCCCTCCGCGGGCGCGGCGCCGTTCGTGAGTACGACATCGCCCACTGCAACCTCATCGGCCCGGGGACGCTCGCCGTCGCCCGCCACGCCAGGCGGACGGGGACGCCGCTGGTGCTTCACGCACACGTCACCCGCGAGGACTTCGCCGAGTCCTTTCGCGGATCGACGTACGTCGCCCGTCCTCTCGGGCGGTATCTCCGCTGGTTCTACTCGCAGGCCGACCTCGTGCTCTGTCCGAGCGACTACACGAAGCGCCTGCTGGAGTCGTACCCGGTCGACGCGCCCGTTCGGTCGATGACGAACGGCGTCGACCTCGACTCGCTCGCCGGCTTCGACTCCCTGCGGGAGACGTACCGCGAACGGTTCCAGCTGGAGGGGATGGTCGTCTTCGCCGTGGGCAACGTCTTCGAGCGGAAGGGGTTGACGGCCTTTTGCGAACTCGCCCAGGAGACCGGCTACGAGTTCGCGTGGTTCGGCCCGTACGACACGGGGCCGCACGCCTCCGCGACCGTCCGCCGGTGGGTCGAGAACCCACCCGAGAACGTGACGTTCACCGGCTGGGTCGACGACAAACGCGGCGCGTTCGGAGCCGGCGACGTCTATCTCTTCCCGACGAAGAACGAGAACCAGGGGATCGCGGTGCTGGAGGCGATGGCCTGCGGGAAGCCCTGCGTGCTGCGGCGGATCCCGGTGTTCGAGGAGTTCTACACCGACGGCCACGACTGTCTCATGTGCGACTCTCGCGCGGAGTTCCGCGCGGCGCTCCAGCGACTGCACGACGACCCTGACCTCCGCCGTCGGCTCGGCGAGAACGCCCGCGGGACGGCCGCCGAGCACTCTCTCGATCGAGTCGGCGAACGGCTCGTCGAGACGTACGAGGACGTGCTGGACGGACGGGTCCGCGACTGAGAGCGGCTCAGGGGACTCACGCAGGGAGAGACGAGACGATCACAGGGTATCCTCGTGGGTCGGCTCAGCGAACGACGCCCGACGCCGTCACGGAGTCGGAAGCGCTTAACCCCCGTGTCGTGAACAGTTCTTTCCATGGACGGAGCGTCGGTCGTCGCCTTCACCGACACCTACCTGCCGACGGTCAACGGTGTCACCTACACGATCAAGACGTGGCGCGAGCGGTGGGAGCGCCGCGGCGGGCGGATGGACGTGGTCTACCCCGACGCGGCCGCCCACGAGCCGGCGACCGGTGAACACCCCGTCCGCTCGGTGGCGTTCCCGTTCTACGATGGCTTCCGCGTGAGCGTGCCGCGCGTCCCACGCGAGGTCAGACGCGCCGATCTCGACGTGGTCCACGCGCACACGCCGTTCGGCCTCGGGCTCTCGGCGCTCCGGCTCGCGTCCCGGCGTGACCGCCCGTTCGTCGCCTCGTACCACACCCCCACGGCGGAGTACGCCGACTACCTGACCTCGAACGCCCGGCTCGAATCCGGGCTCGAACGGCTCAGCACGCGCTACGAGCGGTGGTTCCTCTCCCACGCCGACGCCGTCATCGTCCCGAGCGCCGAGACCCGCGATCGCCTCGCCGACCTCGGCGTCGACAGCGAGGTCACCGTCGTCCAGAACGGTGTCGACATCGACCGGTTCGCTCCCGTCGACGGGACCGCGTTCCGCGAGCGCCACGACCTCTCCGGCACCCTCGTCGGCTACACCGGCCGGCACGGTTTCGAGAAACGGCTCCCCGACGTCGTCCGTGCGGTCGCGGGCATGGACGAGGAACTCACGGTCGTCTTCGGCGGCGACGGCCCCGCCAGGGAGTCCGTCGAACGAGCGGCCCGCAAGCACGGCATCGACGCCCGCTTTTTCGGCTTTCTCCCCAGGGAGGAACTCCCAGCGTTTTACAGCGCGCTCGACGTGTTCGCCTTTCCGAGCCCGGTCGAGACGCA
This Salinigranum marinum DNA region includes the following protein-coding sequences:
- a CDS encoding glycosyltransferase; amino-acid sequence: MRVLNYLELESRLDRSGIGTAADQQRAALRTTDVDVLTCPWRGDSPVAAAEYALRGRGAVREYDIAHCNLIGPGTLAVARHARRTGTPLVLHAHVTREDFAESFRGSTYVARPLGRYLRWFYSQADLVLCPSDYTKRLLESYPVDAPVRSMTNGVDLDSLAGFDSLRETYRERFQLEGMVVFAVGNVFERKGLTAFCELAQETGYEFAWFGPYDTGPHASATVRRWVENPPENVTFTGWVDDKRGAFGAGDVYLFPTKNENQGIAVLEAMACGKPCVLRRIPVFEEFYTDGHDCLMCDSRAEFRAALQRLHDDPDLRRRLGENARGTAAEHSLDRVGERLVETYEDVLDGRVRD
- a CDS encoding glycosyltransferase, with protein sequence MDGASVVAFTDTYLPTVNGVTYTIKTWRERWERRGGRMDVVYPDAAAHEPATGEHPVRSVAFPFYDGFRVSVPRVPREVRRADLDVVHAHTPFGLGLSALRLASRRDRPFVASYHTPTAEYADYLTSNARLESGLERLSTRYERWFLSHADAVIVPSAETRDRLADLGVDSEVTVVQNGVDIDRFAPVDGTAFRERHDLSGTLVGYTGRHGFEKRLPDVVRAVAGMDEELTVVFGGDGPARESVERAARKHGIDARFFGFLPREELPAFYSALDVFAFPSPVETQGLVALEAIACGTPVVGVREGALRDTIDDGVTGYHYEPGDIDGFRDGIRRAIATRETLRENCLARREPISVERAVDDLTAVYDRVRRALAPRA